From Octopus sinensis linkage group LG14, ASM634580v1, whole genome shotgun sequence:
TAAGCAGtatagttcttttattcttttattcctttacctgtttcagtcatttgactacggccatgctggagcaccgcctttagtagagcaaatcgactccaggactaaagccaagtacttattctatcggtcttttgccgaatctctaacttacggggacgtaaacacaccagcatcggttgtcaagagatgttggggtgggtgtggacaaacacagatacacaagcatacacacacacatatatatacatatgcatatatatatacatacatatgcatatatatacatatatatacatacatatgcatatatatacatatatatacatacatatgcatatatatacatatatatacatacatatgcatatatatacatatatatacatacatatgcatatatatatacatatatattcatacatatgcatatatatatacatatatattcatacatatgcatatatatacatacatatgcatatatatacacatacatatgcatatatatacatacatatgcatatacatatacatatatacatatgcatatatatacatatatatatatatagatacatatgcatatatatacatacatatgcatatatatacatatatatatatatatacatatgcatatatatacatatatatacatgcatatatatacatatatatacatatatacatatgcatatatatacatatatacatatgcatatatatatatatatatatatatatatatatatttgcttgttatcagtcgtaagacacttgttgttttcaccgttaatgcttctgtatttcatgtttctgtattccattattgttttttgtttttttatatctgtcccttttgctgtcctggtgttcgtatgcattcgatccttcttccaggaaatctacgcttccagcttagtttttcttggagggctggccgtgatctagtaatctcaagattaatcagccgaaattactacgatgatccggttcttgactgaagactgaggggttcgaatgtcctgtccatgtttattgcatcgtcttctatgagttatacgttcttgtccatgttgtatttttctacataccttaacatatattccaggcgccccgtaccccctttatcattaatgtgaacacatattcttaataattggtacgactctctgtttgtctctctctctctctcatttttactttctctctattcatcttctctttcctctgatcctttggtctagtcttccactaccctcctatttctttgtctcgctctgcactcacaggtcattcttcgacacccatcccttctcctctctgattccttctttctctctcttctctctttgttgcgttttgtcccccttttctctctctctctttcttttcttttccctcttctctgtcacgtgactgttggccgaaatctgcctttcagctcctgaccctcgtcgtgttaacatcgttgttcttcgtccgccgctataaaggctttttccaatgcgccagagaaaaaatttgtttgcttgttatcagtcgtaagacacttgttgttttcaccgttaatgcttctgtatttcatgtttctgtattccattattgttttttgtttttttatatctgtcccttttgctgtcctgttgttcgtatgcattcgatccttcttccaggaaatctacgcttccagcttagtttttcttggagggctggccgtgatctagtaatctcaagattaatcagccgaaattactacgatgatccggttcttgactgaagactgaggggttcgaatgtcctgtccatgtttattgcatcgtcttctatgagttatacgttcttgtccatgttgtatttttctacataccttaatatatatatatatatatatacggttgttTATTTGACCCCCCACGAGTGATAAACTTAATCACTGGCTTAAATTCTGCTAGCTCTCTTTCGATTATATCCTTTCTGAAAACGGCAATGGCGTCGAGGGTCCTAGAGTAGGTCTTCAAAACCACCGTCTTAATTTCAAgttcttttaactttttttggGGTGGTATAATTTCCCACTCCACCaacttttcattgttattttcccatgtttttttttttaaaaagtccaAAAATACAGttcctaaaatataaaataattaaggaaaaagaaggaagaggaaaaaagaccaaacaaaaaggaaggagagaattttttttaataaaagatagCTGAAGAAAAAGCAACAGTTCAAAACACAGCAAAGGCCCCTCGGTACTCCAGGCCAAAATTTAAACGCAATtgtaaaacagttaaaaaatcATTCCAATTTTCTTCTCATTGGTACTCCTTGACAAGAACAATGTTGTTGAAacactattttcaaacaaaattttgcGGCAGGATACGCCCACCAAACCAATAGTTTTCGCAATTAAGTGAAAAAATATTAACTCAGCTACAGGTAGACTAGAATCCAGTGAGGCCTTCTTGTTAGTAAAAAATAATTGCGACAGACAACAGAGCCCCACTAGACACAAAAGATCTTACCTTACGGCTGAGTTTCAAAAATCTTCAATTGAAGACGACTTCAAAAGCACGTCTAACAGTGGCAAACATAACTCTGTCTCACCCATGCAcaatggtaagcaagctacttaccacacagccactcctgcgcctatattgtcttattttttttcactatttttgttttaatggcTCTTTTTAAAAATCTCAAGGGGAGGAATTTAATTCTGTAAATCTAAATTTGACAGTAAACAAAtaagcaagcaaacaaacaaacaaacaaacgaagaatCAAATTTATGGAGCAACAAGTGGTTAAATTTGAATAAGAGAAACGTTCCAATTTATCTTGTAACTATAAAAGTACGTTCTAATCTACCTCATTTCTGCTCCACGCTAAGGCAACTAATTCAAAAGAAGCCCCCCACAAAAAAAGTAGTGAAAATAAGAGCCTATAATGGTAAACAGTGGTGGGGGTGTGGTCGTAGCTATGTGCGTTTGTTGTTTGTGATAGCTATACTTGTTTGTTGTTGGTATTTATGATAGTGTTCGTGGCGGTGACTACAATCATTCACAACCGTGACGAATGCATTAAATTGTACAGcattttttcaaaacaattttgattcataaaaataattcatttttttctccattgGCACTTTATTACTTACAAAATTATCACCAGCTTCTTCATAACAATACCTTATCAAGATAATCACCACGGCAACAACACCAAACTATTACAGAACATATgcttgtatgcttatatatatatatatatatatatatatatatatatatatatatatatatatatatgacggaaataaataaacgtgtaaaagaatatatagacatgtatatatatatatatatatatatatatatatatatatatatatatatatatatatatatataccggagtaaacacataaatgtgaaacaaggtggaaaaaagagtactcaaataccagtggtagagtaatatgctttatttaaatatatatatattatatatatattatatattatatatatatatatattatatatatatatatatatatatatatatatatatattcttttatgcttttacatgtttgagtcatttgactgcagccatactggagcaccgactttagtcgaacaaatcgcccccaggacttattctttgttaccctagtacatattctatctctcccttttgcagaactgctaagttacggggacgtaaacacaccagcatcggttgtcaagcgatggtgggggaaaagctcccgccatatatatatatatatatatgagagaccaaagtgtatgtacgccactatatatatatatatatatatatatataatatatatatatatatatatatatatattatactagtagCATAAATAACCCGCGTTGCCCGGTATAAAGGTAATAAtgagttttcattaaaaaatttgatACAATCTgatactcgactgaggaaagaaaactttggatgacctgttcttgttttctttgtatcgtctatctggatgagaaatatggaaacaccttctccacctatatccagaacaactggaaaagatacctcgacgaCTGTTTTATCCTCTGGGataaaagtatagagaaacttgaggaatttaaaatactattaaatggaataaatgataatatacaattcacgatggatcataacgaagaagaattaccatttttagacatcctcattaagaaaaccggcaacaaaatagagacagatatctattataaaccgacagactccaaacagtacctaccctttgattcatgccacccacgacacactagaataaatgtccctttttgtttagctagaaggatttgcaccataatatcagacacaaacacccgacacacacatctccaggaacttagaaccacactcacaaatagaaactatccacagcccctaatagacagtgcaatccaacgggcacttaaattaagtatagaagacctgagacaaacaaaaccaaaaaagaaagaagaattaaaaacccttccctgcatctctacacacaacccacttaacaatgaggccttcagcaccatactacaaagcacagccctactaaagggagacccaaagatgaaccggatcctcgaaacacacaccatcattaaaagtaaatggcaaccaaaatccttgaaaaggattttaagccaagctaaactgcactcaacatcaaccacaaaaccagcagttagaaaatgtggaaggcccaactgcggaatctgtgtcatcttggtagcaggttcagaatttataccagaacaaggccatcagttcaccattagaacaaacttcccctgtgcatcagaaaacttaatttacgtcttaacatgcgcaggctgcaataggcaataTATAGGCCATAcgaaaaatagcttacgtaaaaggatggcggtgcataaatcacaaattagaaaccctgaataccggaaaataccggtcagcggacacatagatagatgtgctgcaaatgaaaatccgaaatttacaacttacccacctttacaaattcagtgacagcgtaaccttcacTCAACGCTAAAacaaagaactttatttcatcaaaaaatttagaccaagtttgaacaccctgggctaggaatattaaaacaaaacattggtcttccgaaaaaggaaaaacgaaattctaccacaaccactacgacGGCTCCCactagcactactactacaaccaccgtggTCACTACCATTAATGCTACGATCAACAGCCCCctactgctaccactgctgctacggccacagtgagagaattaaaatagtgGAGGTGGGGggaattacaatttctcagatcctTAAACAGTCACCCCCCGCTGGCAGTGGTATGTCTTAGGGAAGgaagaatttataaaaagatttttttctctgcgagcagatctgattttgattcgtcaaaaaattgatgacgttttacctccgtggtcaagcttgtcgccctacttggttggtttccttacaagatacagttatgggtcagatctgattttgattcgttaaaaaattgatgacgtttttcttccgaTGTCAAACTAGTCGTTCTGCTTGGTTAGCCACCTTACAGGACACAGTTATGGGtcagatctgattttgattcgttaaaaaattgatgacgtttttcttctgtggtcaagcttgtcgttctgcttggttggtttcctaacaggatacagttatAGGTCTTTTCCTTATATTCGTTGAAGCTGGGTATACTTCTCCACTACACTCGACAAAACAGTAAGGAACGACTATGGACTTTTTCTATTATACTCTTTATAATATAATTGATAAGGTTCGCCTTTTtaagaacatggattctattgaatgtatatagcatggattctattgaatgtatgtaacaattatgaactgttccattatactgtttattataaatttttttgataaggttcgttatttcaagaaccgaaacatgtaaaattaaaatttatctaatatagtggcgttttcaaacttcttttttacaaatatatacccactcgtatacgatctactcttattataaatatataaaaaaaatgtatgtatatatatatgtatgtatgtgtatatatatatatatatatatatatatattatatatatatattggtaaaaacggtaagataacaaaagaaagaaagagacctcaatattatgtaaacagagcaaatttatctgtaaaataatatgtgacaattattcaatagccacgataaaactctgagtttcggatgccgaggtggaaatccacaacaccatctcttcggttatctcaTATTTTGAGGATGCAATTTCCTCGTAAGGGATTGATAATAACAATCCAAATGCCAACTGACTTTAtcaataaatggaaagaaagttcctcaatatatatgtataaacagtcTAATTAATTATAAAGTTAACAAAAGAAAATGGATGACAAAAAATGTAACAGCTACTTGGTTACATTTGTCTTTATCCCATCTTCCTCCCataaacttttataaatatattataaatatatttttcaaacgcATTTGATGTTTTAGCAATATTTCAACGATCAATATTAGCTAAATTTCAACGATCAATATCTGATCACATGAACTCCGCGTCCTAGTAAGCTGTTTACATTCGAAATTTTCTAACCACAGTCACCAAATTAGTTACTTCGTAATTCAAGATCGGAAAATATACTTACTTTTCTCTGAAGATACCCGGCAATATATGGTTTATTACATCTATAATTGTTCGAATGTGGATGATTCAAACATACCGTGGGATCGAAACATGTGTAGGATGTTTTTTCGGATTAGTTTGGTTGTTTTGTTGATCCGGTTCTTTTTATCCTTATTCTTATCGGTATCACTTTTACTTTGCATTACTTTTCCGTTGTGACACAAATAAAATGAACCAAGtatctattatatttttcttctccattttcttatacatatatacatatatatatacatatctatctatctatctatctatctatctatctatctatctatctatctatctatctatctatctatctatctatctatctatatatatatatatacatacatacatacatacatacatacatacatatacatatatatatacacatagagagagggggagaaaggagagacagaaaaagatgcaaactcgcacacatatatccatacattcatTTTACCCCTGCCTACATACATGCCAGGATTCCAAAGTTATTTGACAACTTGTAGAAGGTACggcacagtaggattgaacaaGGAGCTGCGTGGTGTGAAGCGCACTTCTTAGCCACTTCGCCATGCATGCCGATTGTGACATCGTAATTTCATAAGATATATCACCATACATactcagattttaaaaaatctacTTACATTTGTTGTCCTCCATCGTTTGATACAACAGAATTTCTTCGTGTGTCAAATACAAAAATTGTACGAGATTGTATTTGTACAAGAATGCCATATTTCATAATAACATCAGACGTTCTGAATAACTGCAGCTTCCAGGAGGTCATTACTTTGAAATATAACAGGTAAAATAGCAAAATGAATTAACAACTAGAAATTTAAAGAACTAGACAACAAATAAGATTACTTTCAATGTGCACCACCTTCTCCTTCCCTTAGAAGATTGGAAGAAATATCTGAACCCATATTGGCTAAAATATTCAaaagtttaaatgaaaaaaattcagaTGTCAATATACAACGTTAtccttaaagactccgccggttacgacgacgagggtctcagctgatacgatcaacggaacagcttgctcgtgaaattaacgtgcaaatggctgagcattccacagacacgtgtacccttaacgtagttctcggggataatcagcgtgacacagagagtgacaaggctgaccctttgaaatacaagtacaactcatttttgccagctgagtggactggagcaacgtgaaataaagtgtcttgctcaaggacacaacgcgtcgccgggaatcgaactcacaaccttacgatcatgagccgaatgccctaaccactaagccacgcgccctcacatacaaCGTTATAAGAGGAACAGGAAAGCCGAAAGAGAATGCGTGGTCTCAGACAGTTTCCAGACCATATTTGTCGGAATTGCATAGGATTCATAAGGACCAATAAAAATTTATGTATGAGGATAAGCAAACTAAAACTGAGAGCTGTAAGCTGTTTTACAGGCTTTGGGAACAACAGAGTTCTTTTGGAAGTACCAAAAGATTTCTCGACCTTTTTACACAAGTTGGTCTATACAAGTCAAATGTGGCAATGAATTATAAGAATCTAGTGCCACAAGAAAGGAATATACTGAAATTAATCTGTTGTATGTTCAACAATAATTTTCGGAAAATTCTTGAGCATTGCGAACCTATATTGAAAGATAGCTGCGATAAGCGTTACTTACAAAAGACTTCTAAACATTGTATGCTATAGAACAGTTGTTGAAGTATCAAGGCGCAGGGGGGAAACAGCTGTATTACGAACTCGACCGACCTatgtgcaaaaaaaaataaacgatgatattttgataatcataataatgtaatataaaccTTCTCCATTCTGTAAGGAAGACTGTGTTGTAGGTAGTATTGGATTTCCTGTTGACTGCTTTCctgcaaatataaaataattttaatttcagaTTTCATTTCCAACGGACAAAATAGGATTCAGTAGgtattatttttaaagtctggtctcttaggctgaactgctatgttacggtgatgtaaacaatCCAATATCGTTTGTCAAGCTGTACAAACATAAACAAGAAACGTACACGCGtacctccacagacacacgtacaggcacacacatatgattaGTTCATATTAGTCCGCAAGGAACATAATGGctattatagtagaaggcactcagGTGTAAAAGTACACGAGTTAGGTTTCTGTCTGTACTTCTTGCAGAAGTTAcatgattttattgaaatattcatGCATAAATTTATGTGCTTTTATATATCCTGAAAATATTTTCGATGCCTCAGTTTTTTAGGATTCAAGAGGCATTGTGTTTATCAACTATCTTCAGAagagccacaccatcaatggagtgTATCTATGCCAACTTGTAGAGGCAGTTACAAaaagctatcaagaccaaacgacctggaaaactgacgaaaaggatcttgtttcatcaggataatACTGAAGCACACAAGTCCTGGCTTCCAGTGGTTGCTGCCCGTGTCTATGTCTTTGAACTAATTGATCGGCCTCCATTTTCTACTGATTTATttcccatctgactatcatctgtacCCAACAGGAAAAAATAGTTGGCTAGGAACCAgtatagtagtgatggtgacgtcATATCTGGTGATGGTGACGTCATATCTGCAGATGATGACTTTTTGGACCAActggatgaaagcttcttcaccattAGAATCCAAGAACGGCAACACCAGTAGGAGAAGTGCGGGGACTGCAAGAAGGACAATGTGCAAAAATAAATCtcgtttggtcacattccatgagagtatcttggtaatcctatgaacttttcagttgACTCCCGTAAAATAAAACGAACTTCATTGTAATTCAATGATGTTACAgccttaaaatttatataaaacaaatagtCCCATTATTTGACAAGAATTATTGAAATGGCGAATTTTTAGCATATTGAATTTACGAAACTCTATTACAAAGCGTCAAAGTCTGAAGATTACTAATGATTAAATAGGAAAATAGTTTTAACAAAAGGCAAATATCGCTTaaaactgaatacatatatacctgcatgcatacatacatacatacatacatacatacatacatacatacatacatacatacatacatacatacatacatatatacacatatacgcactcatatacatacatacatacatacatacatacatacatacatacatacatacatacatacatacatcgtaaagtcaataccaccatgactgatatccaatctacagtggagaaggctagccactggatttggttaaaaagagacgatgagcgatggctagaagtatattgagttcttcataaccagctgatctagcaagcggggcctcatatcagtgaggggggccggtgcgcattgatgccgtcgagaggtaggccccgaaacggcgcgcattctctcctgatgaccccatacacttgttagcttccggtatacggagcttttaactggtagcacttgcatgtgcaagttgtttgcaagacatcatacatacacacatataaatacatatatatatatgtacgtacatatatgtatgtatatgtatgtatttatgtcaagTGGCTCTTGAGcactactggtaccatgtaattCAGTACAAtctgttacatggtcgggtcgtcggcgaccaAACTAGCAACACTACCAAGCATGCTTGGTGAGGAaggtgattgttggacacccaGCGGGACAATAAATAACACCCGTCAAAAGCTAGAAGAACTACAGTGTAATCAACGGCCATTTAACAACATGTGTTTGTGGACATGTGTGtggagtgtttgtttgtgtgtgtgtgtgtgtgtgtatgtgtgtgtattgtatatattgtatttcaaactgtatgtgtgtatattgtatatattgtgctttaaattgtatttattatatctcaattcttattcttatttttgctCAATTgtatcttaatttttaattttgttttattttaccccCTTTTTTGTATGATAAATAGTAAGGGGTGGATAGAGCTCCTTTGTTTACCCAAGCCTCGGTGAAAGCAGTCTATCCAGGAGAAGGTAACTATGAATTTAAATACTTCACTTCTGTCTTGCAGTTAGCCTTTGACTGGGCAAAAAGCGGGAGAAAGGCACTGATATGAAACCTGCGACGGCAAATGCACCCAATAATGcactgtatgtaatatatatatatatatatatatatatatatgtgtgtgtgtgtgtgtgtgtgtgtgtatttgtatacagaaagagagagaagtgagagaaagcgcgcgcacgagagagagagagagagagagagagagagagagagagagagagagagagagagagagaaatagatataaataaatatttagctaTAAATacaaggatatataaaatataccttTAAGTTGATAACTGCTCCATCTTGAGTTTTTGGCTTCAAGATTTAATTGAGAAAACGTCAGATTACTCAAGAGACACAATCCATCTGTTTGGCAAAAGGTAAATGATGAACACAGTGCTTGTTTCAGACAAAATAATTTGCATTCCTGTAGAGTGGAGTAGAATCTCTGGGTCGAGTATTTTTCGGCAAATGAAGCGCCCAAAATagacataattttttctttgttgtctaggttataaaagaaatgtttatttaaaaaaaaatgttttcataaaatataactTTAATTTCTATACGTTTTTCAAAGCAATAGTTTATAAGCTAATAACAAGTCAAGCTGGAAATAGAtaaaacaatttcatttaattaagtCGATGTAATTTAATAAGCAAAGAGGCTGGTCCATTCTTTCATAATTTAGTCTGAACAGAATGCTGTTGCTGTGAGTGATAC
This genomic window contains:
- the LOC115219223 gene encoding uncharacterized protein LOC115219223 isoform X2 — translated: MAYFFSNNLLLILIGIAEILEIIQGYQLGQWFIEVQSAKLSSSESQTITEINITGTYSSACANWCLSWSTCHSFVFNEELNQCMIYPTSAATESLVPVNGYNYYQLIKYNKEKIMSILGASFAEKYSTQRFYSTLQECKLFCLKQALCSSFTFCQTDGLCLLSNLTFSQLNLEAKNSRWSSYQLKGKQSTGNPILPTTQSSLQNGEVMTSWKLQLFRTSDVIMKYGILVQIQSRTIFVFDTRRNSVVSNDGGQQILC